A single region of the Thermotoga profunda AZM34c06 genome encodes:
- a CDS encoding PHP domain-containing protein translates to MIKADLHVHSCLSPCAQITMVPSVISQKIKEKQMDIISITDHNSCRNLVSFAKRINGFFIPGVELTSFEEVHVLAYFHSIEAASNLCDFVKKFLPKTTYDPELMGYQIIVNEQDEFQNLEEDFLGLALQLSLTDLVDIICSYEGIPVYAHIERRFGVLYQLGVFPKDDRVKLAEARSKEGWIQGIKSGFVVLSSSDAHAPDEIGCRFTRFAIEDLNLKELFDVLSMPSREKVLSIWD, encoded by the coding sequence ATGATAAAAGCAGATCTTCATGTGCATTCATGTCTTTCACCTTGCGCTCAAATAACGATGGTACCAAGCGTCATATCTCAAAAGATTAAAGAAAAACAAATGGATATAATTTCCATAACAGATCATAATTCTTGTCGCAATCTGGTAAGCTTCGCAAAGAGAATCAATGGTTTTTTTATTCCTGGCGTGGAACTCACCTCTTTTGAGGAAGTACATGTACTTGCTTATTTTCATTCAATTGAAGCGGCTTCAAATCTATGTGATTTTGTCAAAAAATTCTTACCTAAAACCACTTATGATCCCGAGTTGATGGGATATCAAATAATTGTAAATGAACAAGACGAATTTCAAAATCTTGAAGAAGATTTCCTGGGTCTTGCTTTACAACTATCGCTCACTGATCTTGTAGATATCATTTGCTCTTACGAAGGAATACCAGTTTATGCGCATATTGAAAGACGGTTTGGTGTGTTATACCAACTTGGTGTCTTTCCAAAAGATGATCGAGTTAAACTGGCTGAGGCACGTAGCAAAGAAGGTTGGATTCAAGGTATCAAATCGGGATTTGTTGTATTGAGCAGTTCAGATGCCCACGCTCCCGATGAAATAGGCTGTAGATTTACAAGATTTGCAATAGAAGATTTGAACCTCAAAGAGTTATTCGATGTCTTATCCATGCCAAGTAGAGAGAAGGTTCTTTCGATATGGGATTGA
- the gmk gene encoding guanylate kinase, giving the protein MKGILYVISGPSGVGKTSIIESTLKKIKNVVFSVSCTTRPKRPNEVEGRDYFFVDVVKFRDMIERDEFLEWAVVHNYYYGTPKKFVEEQIENGKSVLLDIDVQGAMTVMNKYKDAVYIFIAPPSFDVLKQRLMNRGTEDKENLYRRLEDAKKELSYIPNFEYIIVNAQLQESIDQLCSIIVAEQLKVKRVIDRLGLHKFFENGGGKSE; this is encoded by the coding sequence GTGAAAGGTATTTTGTATGTTATCAGCGGACCATCGGGCGTGGGCAAAACCTCTATTATAGAATCGACATTGAAGAAAATCAAAAACGTCGTATTCTCTGTTTCTTGTACCACCAGACCCAAGAGACCAAATGAAGTCGAAGGAAGAGATTATTTCTTTGTTGATGTTGTCAAATTCAGAGATATGATTGAGCGTGATGAATTTCTTGAATGGGCAGTAGTCCATAACTACTATTATGGTACACCAAAGAAATTTGTAGAGGAACAAATTGAAAATGGCAAGAGTGTATTGCTCGACATCGATGTACAAGGTGCAATGACTGTGATGAACAAGTATAAAGACGCTGTTTATATATTTATTGCTCCACCTTCTTTTGATGTGCTCAAGCAAAGATTGATGAATCGCGGTACAGAAGACAAAGAAAATCTCTATAGAAGACTTGAAGATGCTAAAAAAGAACTCTCTTATATACCGAATTTTGAATATATAATAGTCAATGCGCAATTACAAGAATCGATCGACCAACTTTGTTCCATAATTGTTGCAGAGCAATTAAAAGTCAAACGTGTAATTGATCGACTGGGTTTGCACAAGTTTTTTGAAAATGGAGGTGGAAAGAGTGAGTAA
- a CDS encoding DNA-directed RNA polymerase subunit omega has protein sequence MEVERVSKPVIDYDYLSKRIPYKYAVPIAVAKRAEALKEYAKPYVTTPDGNLVSIAFRELQEGYIRIKNEEILKILLPEVK, from the coding sequence ATGGAGGTGGAAAGAGTGAGTAAACCAGTTATTGATTATGATTACCTATCCAAGAGAATACCTTACAAATATGCTGTACCCATCGCTGTTGCCAAGAGAGCAGAGGCACTAAAAGAATATGCAAAACCGTATGTTACAACACCAGATGGTAATTTAGTTTCAATTGCATTCAGAGAACTTCAGGAAGGTTATATAAGAATAAAGAACGAAGAGATACTCAAGATACTCCTACCTGAAGTGAAATAA
- the coaBC gene encoding bifunctional phosphopantothenoylcysteine decarboxylase/phosphopantothenate--cysteine ligase CoaBC gives MKILIGITGCIALYKVAELVSSLRKSGNELKIVMTQSAEKLVSKDLFSAVGNCEVYSDSNAFEIKNGFIPHTELSKWPDVFVVAPATANTIAKIAHGIADNLLTMVCLAHDGNKKLLVPAMNYRMYENAATQANLQILRDRGWWILEPSVGHLACGEFGKGRYPENELVREAIEILNSEKPLKDMKLLITAGPTWESIDPVRIISNRSSGKMGYELAKMAVRLGATVTLISGPTNLSVPHFVNEFIRVESAQQMFDAVTKKFDQMDAVIMAAAVADYTPIDISKSKIKKDSDELNIPLKKTIDILKYLGERKKDKILVGFAVETDSLEEYAKEKMVKKNLDMIIANKAEAMGNDQNNVIIFKRDGIVKRVGPDEKGRIALAILSELAELWNRS, from the coding sequence ATGAAAATACTCATTGGAATAACTGGGTGTATTGCACTGTACAAAGTCGCCGAGCTCGTTAGCTCACTCAGGAAATCTGGTAACGAACTCAAGATAGTGATGACGCAGAGTGCCGAAAAACTCGTTTCAAAAGATTTATTCTCGGCCGTTGGAAATTGTGAAGTCTACTCTGATTCAAACGCCTTTGAGATTAAGAACGGCTTCATACCACATACAGAACTGTCAAAGTGGCCAGATGTGTTTGTTGTTGCTCCAGCAACGGCAAATACAATTGCAAAGATAGCACATGGCATAGCAGATAATCTTCTAACGATGGTGTGCCTTGCACACGATGGGAACAAAAAATTGTTAGTACCTGCGATGAACTACAGAATGTATGAAAATGCTGCAACTCAAGCTAATCTTCAAATCTTACGAGACAGAGGCTGGTGGATTCTGGAACCATCTGTAGGGCACCTTGCTTGTGGAGAGTTTGGTAAGGGAAGATACCCAGAAAACGAACTTGTACGGGAAGCTATAGAGATTCTCAACAGTGAAAAACCTTTGAAAGATATGAAATTGTTAATAACTGCTGGACCAACGTGGGAATCGATTGATCCAGTTAGAATCATCTCTAATCGATCAAGTGGAAAGATGGGTTATGAGCTCGCAAAAATGGCGGTGCGCTTGGGTGCAACAGTAACATTGATCTCGGGCCCTACAAATCTCAGTGTACCTCACTTTGTGAATGAATTCATAAGAGTCGAGAGTGCTCAGCAAATGTTTGATGCAGTAACCAAAAAATTTGATCAAATGGATGCTGTAATAATGGCAGCAGCCGTTGCTGATTATACTCCAATTGATATAAGTAAGAGTAAGATAAAGAAAGACTCTGATGAATTAAACATACCTTTGAAAAAGACGATCGATATTTTGAAATATCTAGGTGAGAGAAAAAAGGACAAAATCTTAGTTGGTTTTGCCGTTGAAACAGATTCTCTTGAGGAATATGCTAAGGAGAAAATGGTTAAAAAGAACTTAGATATGATAATTGCGAACAAAGCTGAGGCAATGGGGAACGATCAAAATAATGTGATTATCTTCAAGAGAGACGGGATTGTAAAGAGAGTGGGACCCGATGAAAAAGGCCGTATTGCTCTTGCTATTTTATCTGAACTTGCTGAGCTTTGGAATAGATCATGA
- a CDS encoding ATP-binding protein, translating to MGLRTISDHIMDIVQNSFNAGASKVTLKIEQNKNWFCFQVEDNGKGMDQEQLSKIFDPFYTTRDPRVRRVGLGLPFLKQATEATGGSTQIKSTKGVGTIVKACFDTSHVDCQEIGELSDSISTLLISSNDVELTVYRSKDGRSYFISNAQLKELLKDLYSPSAIKFVYQIIEELEKSVTEEVSQ from the coding sequence ATGGGATTGAGGACGATATCTGATCACATAATGGATATCGTACAGAATTCTTTCAATGCGGGTGCAAGCAAAGTGACTCTGAAGATTGAACAGAACAAAAACTGGTTTTGTTTTCAAGTTGAAGACAATGGAAAAGGCATGGATCAAGAACAACTCTCCAAAATATTCGATCCATTTTACACGACACGAGATCCTCGTGTGAGAAGAGTTGGGCTTGGTTTACCTTTCTTGAAACAGGCAACCGAAGCGACCGGTGGGAGTACACAGATAAAAAGCACCAAAGGTGTTGGTACAATAGTTAAAGCCTGTTTTGATACAAGCCATGTTGATTGTCAAGAGATTGGAGAGTTATCGGATTCAATTTCTACATTGCTTATATCTTCGAATGATGTAGAATTAACGGTGTATAGATCTAAGGATGGAAGATCTTATTTTATATCCAATGCTCAACTCAAAGAATTATTGAAAGATCTTTATTCGCCTTCTGCTATAAAGTTTGTCTATCAAATAATTGAAGAACTTGAAAAAAGCGTCACAGAGGAGGTGTCTCAATGA
- a CDS encoding YicC/YloC family endoribonuclease, with amino-acid sequence MPKSMTGYARYEKIEQSYRVVCEIKSLNSKYLVTDIQLPSFMFSRENELIQSIQNVIKRGKITLRIYVEFLTPLNAVKVDYGLAKSYYDALEDLVGQLGIPEPVNLDNLLRFRDLVRFELSQQQEQQIFGIVKDVLDKTLKSLDEERTSEGTRLAHDLEKILQQLLVIQNGISKFSEESSILMKEKIKQDVKRMLDNDVQLNEDLLENAVVFAVQRADIREELARLKSHLQKAEELLKSNDSVGNHLDFVAQEMFREVNTILSKSQDQRIIDDALRAKVLISQFREQIQNIE; translated from the coding sequence TTGCCAAAAAGCATGACAGGTTATGCAAGATACGAAAAAATAGAACAAAGCTATAGAGTAGTCTGCGAAATAAAGTCGTTGAATTCAAAATATCTTGTCACAGATATTCAATTACCATCTTTTATGTTCAGCAGAGAAAACGAGCTGATCCAATCGATACAAAATGTTATTAAAAGGGGCAAGATAACCCTCAGAATATATGTGGAATTCTTGACTCCTCTGAATGCAGTGAAAGTCGATTATGGTCTGGCAAAGAGTTACTATGATGCTTTGGAAGATCTCGTTGGTCAGCTTGGAATACCAGAGCCAGTCAACTTAGATAACCTTTTACGTTTTCGAGATCTTGTGAGATTTGAACTGTCTCAACAACAAGAACAGCAGATTTTTGGGATTGTAAAAGATGTTTTGGATAAAACTTTAAAATCACTCGATGAAGAGAGAACAAGTGAAGGGACCAGGTTAGCACATGATCTTGAAAAAATACTTCAGCAATTGCTGGTTATACAGAATGGTATATCTAAATTCAGTGAAGAGTCTTCTATACTCATGAAAGAAAAAATCAAACAGGATGTAAAGAGAATGCTTGATAATGACGTACAACTCAATGAAGATTTGCTTGAGAATGCAGTGGTTTTTGCTGTTCAGCGAGCCGATATACGTGAAGAACTTGCCAGATTGAAAAGTCATTTACAAAAGGCCGAAGAGTTGCTTAAATCAAATGATTCTGTTGGTAACCATCTTGATTTTGTAGCACAAGAAATGTTCAGGGAGGTAAACACGATCCTATCTAAATCACAGGATCAGAGGATCATAGACGATGCGTTGAGGGCAAAGGTACTGATCTCTCAATTCAGAGAGCAGATCCAAAACATCGAATGA
- a CDS encoding DUF370 domain-containing protein gives MYGLINIGFGNVISGDRVIAIVNPESAPLKRLKDEAKDEGKLIDATYGRKTRAILITDSNHIILSAIQPETIAQRFKQSMIEIEENLNKVR, from the coding sequence ATGTATGGTTTGATCAACATTGGTTTTGGTAATGTAATTTCGGGTGATCGTGTGATAGCGATTGTGAATCCAGAATCTGCTCCTTTGAAACGACTCAAAGATGAAGCCAAAGACGAAGGAAAACTCATCGATGCCACTTATGGCAGGAAAACAAGGGCTATATTGATTACAGATAGCAACCACATTATACTCAGTGCGATCCAACCAGAGACAATTGCACAGAGATTCAAACAATCGATGATAGAGATCGAAGAAAATTTGAACAAAGTGAGGTAG
- a CDS encoding BamA/OMP85 family outer membrane protein: MRLVLTFLFLVLISCVLSAVVISNLVFTGLETVESSELIAVARDYLNVELTDQGVQELLKKIFDTGYFSSLEPKMISSINGYVLQINVQENPVVKGWRIDLVGPELVKKADLESVVKLEKNKALSIAKVRDSLQAIKEKFDEAGYFLVEVSGDLDKDIYVFKITEYALWEIYFEGETEGIDFSKIRQQIKIDTLKDFYTTPGFLRILTKDIKRCYPTVENMSSVMSVLSKYVYFDKDTAINFEKMEVPGVDEKTAVLKINVVLKKIISDGKFYKDIEITGNKLVSTTELRNSLALKPGQIVYNVDILKSMQAIVDYYENKGYPMTYVLTREQGDVLQFQVLEKYISEVELKGLETTKQYVINDLITFEKGESLKKQDFYDTVSALNRTKFFESVSAYPVGTMDSTEVKVTIDITEKKRKFDFTGGISWTPPDGPWYEGFMGEVTLGATNPFGYGQSFSVTGKLGLTVKSISFDYSIRKPFELPATLGAVFSYEYNTSDSSVTNIFKIGGNFTTLRSQGHAFGIGATYEYRYHSYLSDDENTLILSGNYSYDTRNSAIFATNGQYLYLGLDKAGLFGILDDRDYWKARLDARFFVPIYEDLFSLAFRGFASSLFLEKYRVSGTDQETILFYGVNAVRGVESTEQKAGWLGSVELRYDLKSQTVPMYLLAFADIGGTGESLWKTGFNFTAGPELDIAIPMLGVIGFGVAYNFDGNWTFENFKPFFRFGAAF; encoded by the coding sequence ATGAGGTTGGTGTTAACTTTTTTGTTTTTAGTCCTAATATCTTGCGTACTAAGCGCGGTAGTTATAAGTAATCTTGTTTTCACGGGGCTTGAAACTGTTGAATCTTCGGAACTGATTGCCGTTGCAAGAGACTATCTGAATGTTGAATTGACGGATCAAGGGGTTCAGGAACTTCTCAAAAAGATTTTCGATACAGGTTATTTTTCTTCTCTTGAACCAAAAATGATTTCATCAATTAATGGATATGTGCTTCAGATTAATGTTCAGGAAAATCCCGTTGTGAAAGGGTGGAGAATAGATCTTGTTGGGCCAGAACTGGTTAAAAAGGCTGATCTGGAGTCGGTCGTGAAGCTTGAAAAAAATAAAGCACTTAGTATTGCAAAAGTCAGAGATTCACTGCAGGCGATCAAAGAAAAATTTGATGAAGCTGGTTATTTCTTGGTAGAAGTCAGTGGGGATTTGGATAAAGATATCTACGTTTTTAAGATAACTGAGTATGCGCTTTGGGAAATATATTTTGAAGGTGAGACCGAAGGTATAGATTTTTCTAAGATCAGACAGCAGATAAAGATAGACACACTCAAAGATTTTTACACGACTCCAGGATTTTTGAGAATCCTTACTAAAGACATCAAACGTTGTTATCCTACGGTTGAAAATATGTCATCTGTCATGAGTGTACTGAGTAAATATGTATACTTTGATAAAGACACGGCAATCAATTTTGAAAAGATGGAGGTACCTGGTGTTGATGAAAAAACAGCTGTTTTGAAGATCAACGTAGTTCTGAAAAAAATCATATCTGATGGTAAATTCTACAAAGATATTGAAATCACAGGAAATAAACTCGTTTCAACGACAGAACTCAGAAATTCTTTAGCTCTAAAACCAGGTCAAATCGTCTACAACGTTGATATTCTCAAATCCATGCAGGCGATTGTTGATTATTATGAAAACAAAGGCTATCCAATGACGTATGTTTTAACAAGAGAACAAGGTGATGTATTGCAATTTCAGGTTTTGGAGAAATATATTTCTGAAGTAGAACTCAAAGGCCTTGAAACGACCAAGCAGTATGTTATAAATGACTTGATCACATTTGAAAAGGGAGAATCTCTTAAGAAACAGGATTTCTACGACACGGTATCTGCTTTGAACCGAACTAAATTTTTCGAATCTGTTAGTGCATATCCTGTAGGTACGATGGATTCAACTGAAGTCAAGGTCACAATAGATATAACTGAAAAGAAGAGAAAGTTCGATTTCACAGGTGGTATATCATGGACCCCTCCTGATGGACCGTGGTATGAGGGTTTTATGGGAGAGGTGACACTTGGCGCCACAAACCCATTTGGGTATGGACAGAGTTTTTCTGTCACTGGTAAACTCGGATTGACGGTAAAGAGCATTAGTTTTGATTATTCTATTAGAAAGCCTTTTGAGCTACCGGCGACACTTGGAGCGGTCTTCAGCTATGAGTATAATACCTCTGATTCGTCAGTAACAAACATCTTCAAAATAGGTGGAAATTTCACAACACTCAGATCACAAGGTCATGCTTTTGGAATAGGTGCAACTTATGAATATAGATATCATTCATACCTGAGTGACGATGAGAACACGCTGATTTTGTCAGGTAACTATTCTTATGATACTCGTAATAGCGCAATTTTTGCGACAAATGGTCAATATCTCTATCTTGGATTGGATAAAGCAGGTCTTTTCGGAATATTAGATGACCGAGATTACTGGAAGGCAAGACTCGACGCAAGATTTTTCGTGCCAATATATGAAGACTTGTTCTCGTTAGCATTTAGAGGTTTTGCTTCAAGTTTGTTCTTGGAAAAGTACAGAGTTTCTGGAACTGATCAAGAGACTATATTGTTCTATGGTGTCAATGCTGTAAGAGGTGTGGAAAGTACTGAACAAAAAGCTGGTTGGCTTGGCAGTGTCGAGTTGAGATATGATTTGAAATCACAGACTGTACCTATGTATTTACTTGCATTTGCCGATATTGGAGGTACAGGTGAGAGTCTTTGGAAGACTGGATTCAATTTCACGGCGGGGCCTGAACTTGATATTGCAATACCCATGTTGGGAGTGATTGGTTTTGGTGTGGCCTACAACTTTGATGGTAACTGGACTTTTGAGAACTTCAAACCATTCTTCCGTTTTGGCGCAGCTTTTTAA
- a CDS encoding CBS domain-containing protein, which produces MEKILDRVQSFFLDMSITEIMNHSVISVRPDRTLRQVKEILRIKRISGLPVVDNNRKLIGIVSIEDIIKALEGGYIDDTVENRMTKNVVSIDSTATLKEVIEFFEKWPYGRFPVIDNERRLVGIVTKNDVMMALLAKLGLVYLHDERRREVLDSPEYFARSLLTGERLDKSGADFYFAIDYFDINLAGVGASKLRQFLLSKGVDEKTARRVSIATYEAETNVVIHSGSTGAIYCFIKPESIFVRVEDTGKGIEDVELAMREGYSTAPDYVRELGFGAGMGLANMKRCSDNMIVMSKVGAGVVVEMEFLRGREAKQ; this is translated from the coding sequence ATGGAAAAAATTCTCGATCGCGTGCAGAGTTTCTTCTTAGACATGTCCATCACGGAAATAATGAATCACAGCGTTATATCTGTAAGACCTGATAGGACACTCAGACAAGTTAAAGAAATCCTTCGAATCAAAAGAATTTCTGGTCTTCCTGTAGTTGATAACAATAGAAAACTCATAGGCATAGTGAGTATAGAAGACATAATAAAAGCATTGGAAGGAGGATATATAGATGATACTGTCGAAAATAGAATGACAAAGAACGTTGTTTCTATAGATAGTACGGCAACTTTGAAAGAGGTAATAGAATTTTTTGAAAAATGGCCTTATGGTAGATTTCCAGTTATAGATAATGAAAGAAGGTTAGTTGGAATAGTTACCAAAAATGATGTGATGATGGCTTTACTTGCAAAACTTGGACTTGTTTACCTTCATGATGAAAGACGTCGCGAGGTTCTTGACAGTCCAGAATATTTTGCGAGATCTCTTCTGACAGGTGAAAGGCTTGACAAATCTGGTGCAGATTTTTATTTTGCCATAGATTACTTTGATATAAACCTCGCTGGGGTAGGTGCCTCTAAGTTGAGGCAGTTCTTACTTTCAAAAGGTGTCGATGAGAAAACGGCAAGGCGAGTGTCAATCGCCACTTATGAAGCTGAAACAAATGTGGTTATTCACAGTGGTAGTACAGGCGCAATATACTGTTTCATAAAACCAGAGAGCATTTTTGTCAGAGTAGAAGATACAGGTAAAGGTATCGAAGATGTTGAACTGGCAATGCGTGAAGGCTATTCCACAGCACCAGATTATGTGAGAGAACTTGGTTTTGGTGCAGGAATGGGGCTTGCCAATATGAAACGCTGTTCGGATAACATGATAGTCATGTCAAAGGTTGGTGCAGGTGTAGTGGTCGAAATGGAGTTTTTAAGGGGAAGGGAGGCAAAACAATGA
- the rpmE gene encoding 50S ribosomal protein L31: protein MKEKIHPEMKFVSLKCACGAEHKFYTTRENVRIDVCSNCHPLYKGLSGASLVIDTEGRIEKFRRKYKNKQY, encoded by the coding sequence GTGAAAGAGAAAATACATCCCGAGATGAAGTTTGTTTCGCTAAAATGTGCGTGTGGTGCTGAACATAAGTTTTATACAACACGTGAGAACGTGAGGATCGACGTGTGTTCAAATTGTCATCCTTTGTACAAAGGTCTATCTGGTGCAAGCTTGGTAATAGATACAGAAGGTAGAATAGAGAAATTCCGCCGTAAATATAAAAACAAACAATACTGA
- a CDS encoding iron-sulfur-binding hydrogenase: protein MKISQVVERLGLEVCCGNCEQEILYGCSGDLLSEVMSHAKPSSIWVTVQSHVNIVAVAAISGIKAIVLCNDHKYPQETIVKAEHEGICLLKTSKSPFEVAGLLYSIGIKS from the coding sequence ATGAAAATTTCTCAAGTTGTAGAAAGATTGGGATTGGAAGTTTGCTGTGGAAATTGCGAGCAAGAAATACTCTATGGTTGTAGTGGAGATCTTCTCAGCGAGGTTATGTCACATGCAAAACCTTCTTCAATTTGGGTAACTGTGCAATCACATGTGAATATCGTTGCAGTGGCGGCTATTTCTGGTATAAAAGCAATAGTTCTGTGTAACGATCACAAATACCCACAAGAAACCATTGTCAAGGCAGAACATGAAGGTATATGTTTGCTAAAAACCAGCAAATCTCCTTTTGAGGTTGCGGGTTTGTTATATTCAATTGGGATTAAATCATGA
- a CDS encoding S1 RNA-binding domain-containing protein — protein sequence MTKVGDVVKSKVTQITKFGAMVTLESGEAGFIHISKIANQYVKNVEDFLKQGQEITARVIGKTKDGKWELSLKEQKGSEKGSEEQKGTSKAEFEKKLARFMKESERKMAEYRKRVEKKGGRF from the coding sequence GTGACAAAGGTTGGAGATGTCGTGAAGAGCAAAGTAACTCAGATTACAAAATTCGGAGCAATGGTCACACTCGAGAGTGGAGAAGCAGGTTTTATCCATATTTCGAAAATAGCAAATCAGTACGTGAAGAACGTTGAGGATTTTCTCAAGCAAGGTCAAGAAATCACTGCAAGAGTCATTGGAAAGACCAAGGATGGTAAGTGGGAACTGTCTTTGAAGGAGCAGAAGGGATCAGAAAAAGGTTCAGAAGAACAAAAGGGAACAAGCAAGGCTGAGTTTGAGAAGAAACTCGCGAGGTTCATGAAGGAAAGCGAAAGGAAAATGGCAGAGTATCGAAAAAGGGTTGAGAAAAAGGGTGGGAGGTTCTAA
- the thyX gene encoding FAD-dependent thymidylate synthase, producing the protein MIIEVLDRGFVKLVDNMGNDISVVRAARISHGKEPIDEQRDKKLLEHLLKSGHESPFEHIVFTFHIKCPIFVARQWMRHRIASYNELSGRYTELTDEFYLPDFEKRTDKKQDEKARKIFEQAYEASYQCYKQLLEIGFQREIARLVLPLATYTQFIWTVNGRSLMNFLSLRADSHAQWEMQQFAIAVARIFKELCPWTYEAFVKYRYTGDLLKEVNL; encoded by the coding sequence GTGATAATAGAAGTTCTCGATAGGGGTTTTGTGAAATTGGTTGACAATATGGGCAATGACATTTCGGTAGTTCGAGCTGCAAGAATATCACACGGCAAGGAACCAATTGATGAGCAGAGAGACAAAAAATTGTTAGAACATCTGTTGAAAAGTGGTCATGAATCACCGTTTGAACATATCGTTTTCACCTTTCACATTAAATGTCCCATTTTCGTGGCAAGGCAGTGGATGAGGCACAGAATAGCATCATACAATGAATTGAGTGGGAGATATACTGAACTTACTGACGAATTTTATCTGCCTGACTTTGAAAAAAGAACCGACAAAAAACAAGATGAAAAGGCAAGAAAAATTTTTGAACAGGCTTATGAAGCATCCTATCAATGCTATAAGCAGTTATTGGAGATTGGATTTCAAAGAGAAATCGCCCGATTAGTCCTTCCACTTGCTACCTATACACAATTTATTTGGACAGTTAATGGGAGAAGCCTGATGAATTTTCTTTCATTGAGAGCGGATTCTCATGCTCAGTGGGAAATGCAACAATTTGCGATAGCTGTCGCTCGGATCTTTAAAGAGCTCTGCCCATGGACTTATGAAGCATTTGTGAAATACCGTTACACAGGAGATTTGCTCAAGGAGGTGAATCTGTGA
- a CDS encoding L,D-transpeptidase family protein: MKKAVLLLLFYLNLLSFGIDHELSVVSFQNEKLTISVKPLYSQSGPLKSYIFTQTGHRLPKEVSEQNLTFDVSRTNWIVPEIFGQNILHSIMRGTSPSILQISSYRTQPEISLFTDVENNKRLYIILKIPNGWKLRDCKLQNVSFRSFTYSDTLYLYTDDKLKDGIDKITFEFDLAYGLKNKVEKDIFILAGIANFLRGNTVPFVVEQIPPYQHVVKSGETLWAIANIYGLRIADLEIANGLEDGSKLIAGTVLKLAKIKFNSSLTTVVINTMTARLALYYNGVLVRTFPAAIGKSDTTPPGVYWIVKKEVDPALYWYGEYIPPRSPINGLGTRFLQLSNPTYGIHGTTKPWEIGKRISHGCVRMLNQDVETLDALIDTGTKVIVIRNVEPFPERLENLL, translated from the coding sequence ATGAAAAAGGCCGTATTGCTCTTGCTATTTTATCTGAACTTGCTGAGCTTTGGAATAGATCATGAATTATCAGTAGTTTCTTTTCAAAACGAAAAATTAACGATATCTGTGAAACCTTTGTATTCTCAATCAGGTCCATTAAAAAGTTATATTTTCACTCAAACTGGACATAGATTACCCAAGGAAGTTTCTGAACAAAATTTGACTTTTGATGTATCAAGGACAAACTGGATTGTACCAGAAATCTTCGGGCAGAACATTCTGCATAGCATCATGAGAGGAACAAGCCCATCTATTTTACAAATATCTTCTTACAGAACACAACCAGAGATTTCTCTATTCACCGATGTCGAAAATAACAAAAGATTATACATTATTCTAAAGATTCCGAACGGTTGGAAACTGAGAGACTGTAAATTACAGAACGTCTCGTTCAGATCTTTCACTTATTCGGATACTCTTTATCTTTACACCGATGATAAACTCAAGGATGGAATAGACAAAATCACTTTTGAGTTTGATCTGGCTTACGGCCTGAAAAATAAGGTAGAAAAAGATATCTTTATTCTTGCAGGAATAGCCAATTTTCTCAGAGGAAACACTGTACCCTTTGTTGTTGAGCAGATTCCACCATATCAGCATGTTGTCAAGTCTGGCGAAACTCTTTGGGCAATAGCCAATATATATGGTCTTAGAATAGCTGACCTTGAGATCGCAAATGGCTTAGAAGATGGAAGCAAACTCATTGCTGGCACTGTTTTGAAATTAGCAAAAATCAAATTCAATAGTTCCTTGACAACGGTGGTCATAAATACAATGACAGCCCGTCTTGCGTTGTATTACAATGGAGTTTTAGTCAGGACATTTCCAGCTGCCATTGGAAAGAGTGACACTACTCCACCAGGTGTCTACTGGATCGTGAAAAAAGAAGTCGATCCAGCACTATACTGGTACGGAGAGTATATACCACCACGTTCACCAATAAATGGTTTAGGTACCAGATTTCTCCAATTGTCAAATCCAACGTATGGTATCCATGGAACAACAAAACCATGGGAGATCGGAAAAAGAATCTCCCATGGTTGTGTACGTATGCTCAATCAAGATGTAGAAACCTTAGATGCCTTAATAGATACTGGAACCAAGGTAATTGTGATCAGAAACGTTGAACCATTTCCTGAAAGGCTTGAAAACCTTCTTTAG